The following coding sequences lie in one Arachis ipaensis cultivar K30076 chromosome B03, Araip1.1, whole genome shotgun sequence genomic window:
- the LOC107631960 gene encoding uncharacterized protein LOC107631960, with protein MGKKKPQKIKELSSIEIAEAASSSKEAIIEQQEEQQKQVPRKRGRPKKIIVKMEEKKAQASMDIIISSSSMEQEQGKENKEEEAQVPKGGMVVASRSRVRRKSKPTKSMRENENDSPYKSYVRGVEVDLSHSSIMRTLQIRPRSFPKASYEERTNGDPRYEDIVSDFCVLGMNWIRDSHGGPNQLRRGDFIPEAKGCVVFFEKI; from the exons ATGGGTAAGAAGAAACCACAAAAGATTAAGGAACTTTCATCAATAGAAATAGCTGAAGCAGCATCATCATCAAAAGAAGCAATAATAgagcaacaagaagaacaacaaaaacAGGTACCAAGGAAAAGAGGAAGACCAAAGAAGATTATTGTGAAAATGGAAGAGAAAAAAGCACAAGCAAGCATGGATATTATTATTAGCTCATCATCAATGGAACAAGAACAAGGCAAagagaacaaagaagaagaagcacaagttCCTAAAGGAGGGATGGTGGTTGCTTCTAGAAGCAGAGTTAGGAGGAAAAGCAAACCAACAAAAAGCA TGAGAGAGAATGAAAATGACTCTCCATACAAAAGTTATGTAAGAGGAGTGGAGGTTGATTTGAGCCATAGTTCGATCATGAGAACACTCCAGATAAGGCCAAGATCCTTTCCCAAAGCTAGCTATGAAGAAAGGACTAATGGTGACCCAAGGTATGAGGATATAGTGAGTGATTTTTGTGTTTTGGGGATGAATTGGATAAGAGATTCACATGGAGGTCCAAACCAACTGAGAAGGGGTGACTTCATACCCGAAGCAAAAG GTTGTGTGGTATTTTTCGAGAAGATATAA
- the LOC107633997 gene encoding uncharacterized protein LOC107633997, which yields MGKKKPQKIKQLSSVEIAEAASTEQQKQLPRKRGRPKKIIVKMEGGGGGGDVEEKKAQASMDIIISSSSMEQEQGKENKEEEAEVPKGGVVVPSRS from the exons ATGGGTAAGAAGAAACCACAAAAGATTAAGCAGCTTTCATCAGTAGAAATAGCTGAAGCAGCATC aactgaACAACAAAAACAGCTACCTAGGAAAAGAGGAAGACCAAAGAAGATTATTGTGAAAATggaaggtggtggtggtggtggtgatgtggAAGAGAAAAAAGCACAAGCAAGCATGGATATTATTATTAGCTCATCATCAATGGAACAAGAACAAGGTAAagagaacaaagaagaagaagcagaagttcCTAAAGGAGGGGTGGTGGTTCCTTCTAGAAGCTGA